A window from Acinonyx jubatus isolate Ajub_Pintada_27869175 chromosome E1, VMU_Ajub_asm_v1.0, whole genome shotgun sequence encodes these proteins:
- the TRIM16 gene encoding tripartite motif-containing protein 16 isoform X2 gives MQMKKIWVKAVKSCLTCMVNYCEEHLRPHQENSKLHSHQLTEPVKDRDLRTCPAHRSPLVAFCRPDGQCVCQECGQDEHRGHALVSLDAARRDKEAELRDTQLELERKLKLNENAIARLQANHKSVLVSVSEVKAVAEEQFGELLAAVRKAQTDVMLFLEEKEQAALSQASGIRTHLEHRSAQMERRRQGLESIASISNTALFLEEYCKFKNTEDGAFPSVYIGLKDKLSGIRKVITDSTVHLIQLLQNYKVQLQDFCKEEEYDIRTQVSAVVQRKYWTSKPEPSTRHQFLQYACDISFDPDTAHRYLRLQEDNRKVTNTTPWEHPYPDLPSRFVHWRQVLSQQSLYLHRYYFEVETSGAGTYVGLTCRGIDRKGDERNGCISGNDFSWSLHWNGKEFTAWHSDTETPLKARPFRRLGIYVDFPGGILSFYGVESDAMTLVHKFECKFSEPVYPAFWLSKKENSIRIMDLGEEPEKPMPASVQAAP, from the exons GGTGAAGGCGGTCAAGTCCTGTCTGACCTGCATGGTGAACTATTGTGAGGAGCACCTGCGGCCTCACCAGGAGAACAGCAAACTGCACAGCCACCAGCTGACCGAGCCCGTGAAGGACCGGGACCTGCGCACCTGCCCTGCCCACCGCAGCCCCCTGGTCGCCTTCTGCCGCCCCGATGGGCAGTGCGTCTGCCAGGAGTGCGGCCAGGACGAGCACAGGGGCCACGCCTTGGTCTCCTTGGATGCCGCCCGCAGGGACAAGGAG GCTGAACTTCGGGACACCCAGTTAGAGCTGGAACGGAAACTCAAGTTGAATGAAAACGCCATCGCCAGGCTCCAAGCCAACCACAAATCCGTTTTG GTGTCAGTGTCGGAGGTGAAGGCGGTGGCCGAGGAGCAGTTTGGGGAGCTGCTTGCTGCTGTGAGGAAGGCCCAGACCGACGTGATGCTCTTCTTGGAGGAGAAGGAGCAAGCAGCACTGAGCCAGGCCAGCGGCATCCGGACGCATCTGGAGCACAGGAGCGCACAGATGGAGcgcaggaggcaggggctggagagCATTGCCTCCATCAGTAACACCGCCCTCTTCCTGGAG GAGTACTGCAAGTTTAAGAACACTGAGGACGGTGCCTTCCCGAGTGTTTACATAGGACTCAAGGATAAGCTCTCGGGCATCCGCAAGGTCATCACAGACTCCACTGTTCACTTAATCCAGTTGCTACAGAACTACAAGGTCCAGCTCCAGGATTTCTGCAAGGAAG AGGAATATGATATCAGAACTCAAGTGTCTGCCGTGGTCCAGCGCAAGTACTGGACCTCAAAACCTGAGCCCAGCACCCGGCACCAGTTCCTCCAGT ATGCATGTGACATCTCGTTTGACCCGGACACGGCACACAGGTACCTCCGGCTGCAGGAGGACAATCGCAAGGTCACCAACACCACGCCCTGGGAGCATCCCTACCCGGACCTCCCCAGCAGGTTTGTGCACTGGCGGCAGGTGCTGTCGCAGCAGAGCCTGTACCTGCACAGGTACTATTTTGAGGTAGAGACCTCCGGGGCGGGCACCTATGTTGGCCTCACCTGCAGAGGCATCGACCGGAAGGGGGATGAGCGCAACGGTTGCATTTCTGGGAATGACTTTTCCTGGAGCCTCCACTGGAATGGGAAGGAGTTCACAGCCTGGCACAGTGACACGGAGACCCCGCTCAAAGCCAGACCTTTCCGGAGGCTGGGGATCTACGTCGACTTTCCGGGAGGGATCCTGTCCTTCTACGGCGTGGAGTCTGACGCCATGACtctggttcacaagtttgagtgCAAGTTTTCGGAGCCGGTCTACCCTGCCTTCTGGCTTTCCAAGAAGGAAAACTCCATCCGGATCATGGATCTGGGAGAGGAGCCCGAGAAGCCAATGCCAGCTTCAGTGCAGGCTGCTCCCTAG
- the TRIM16 gene encoding tripartite motif-containing protein 16 isoform X1 has translation MAELDLMAPGPLPGISAHPLATVSPDSGSASPAEEDTGSLGSPQGEPEAQDGGSEGQGAPDSAAAGEEEEEEEVLCDFCLGTCRVKAVKSCLTCMVNYCEEHLRPHQENSKLHSHQLTEPVKDRDLRTCPAHRSPLVAFCRPDGQCVCQECGQDEHRGHALVSLDAARRDKEAELRDTQLELERKLKLNENAIARLQANHKSVLVSVSEVKAVAEEQFGELLAAVRKAQTDVMLFLEEKEQAALSQASGIRTHLEHRSAQMERRRQGLESIASISNTALFLEEYCKFKNTEDGAFPSVYIGLKDKLSGIRKVITDSTVHLIQLLQNYKVQLQDFCKEEEYDIRTQVSAVVQRKYWTSKPEPSTRHQFLQYACDISFDPDTAHRYLRLQEDNRKVTNTTPWEHPYPDLPSRFVHWRQVLSQQSLYLHRYYFEVETSGAGTYVGLTCRGIDRKGDERNGCISGNDFSWSLHWNGKEFTAWHSDTETPLKARPFRRLGIYVDFPGGILSFYGVESDAMTLVHKFECKFSEPVYPAFWLSKKENSIRIMDLGEEPEKPMPASVQAAP, from the exons GCTCCAGGGCCACTGCCCGGGATCAGCGCTCACCCTCTGGCCACTGTCAGCCCAGACTCTGGGTCGGCCAGCCCGGCCGAAGAGGACACGGGCTCCCTGGGGAGCCCCCAGGGGGAGCCAGAGGCACAGGACGGCGGCTCTGAAGGGCAGGGGGCTCCAGATAGCGCCGctgctggggaggaagaggaggaggaggaggtcctATGTGACTTCTGTCTCGGCACCTGCAGGGTGAAGGCGGTCAAGTCCTGTCTGACCTGCATGGTGAACTATTGTGAGGAGCACCTGCGGCCTCACCAGGAGAACAGCAAACTGCACAGCCACCAGCTGACCGAGCCCGTGAAGGACCGGGACCTGCGCACCTGCCCTGCCCACCGCAGCCCCCTGGTCGCCTTCTGCCGCCCCGATGGGCAGTGCGTCTGCCAGGAGTGCGGCCAGGACGAGCACAGGGGCCACGCCTTGGTCTCCTTGGATGCCGCCCGCAGGGACAAGGAG GCTGAACTTCGGGACACCCAGTTAGAGCTGGAACGGAAACTCAAGTTGAATGAAAACGCCATCGCCAGGCTCCAAGCCAACCACAAATCCGTTTTG GTGTCAGTGTCGGAGGTGAAGGCGGTGGCCGAGGAGCAGTTTGGGGAGCTGCTTGCTGCTGTGAGGAAGGCCCAGACCGACGTGATGCTCTTCTTGGAGGAGAAGGAGCAAGCAGCACTGAGCCAGGCCAGCGGCATCCGGACGCATCTGGAGCACAGGAGCGCACAGATGGAGcgcaggaggcaggggctggagagCATTGCCTCCATCAGTAACACCGCCCTCTTCCTGGAG GAGTACTGCAAGTTTAAGAACACTGAGGACGGTGCCTTCCCGAGTGTTTACATAGGACTCAAGGATAAGCTCTCGGGCATCCGCAAGGTCATCACAGACTCCACTGTTCACTTAATCCAGTTGCTACAGAACTACAAGGTCCAGCTCCAGGATTTCTGCAAGGAAG AGGAATATGATATCAGAACTCAAGTGTCTGCCGTGGTCCAGCGCAAGTACTGGACCTCAAAACCTGAGCCCAGCACCCGGCACCAGTTCCTCCAGT ATGCATGTGACATCTCGTTTGACCCGGACACGGCACACAGGTACCTCCGGCTGCAGGAGGACAATCGCAAGGTCACCAACACCACGCCCTGGGAGCATCCCTACCCGGACCTCCCCAGCAGGTTTGTGCACTGGCGGCAGGTGCTGTCGCAGCAGAGCCTGTACCTGCACAGGTACTATTTTGAGGTAGAGACCTCCGGGGCGGGCACCTATGTTGGCCTCACCTGCAGAGGCATCGACCGGAAGGGGGATGAGCGCAACGGTTGCATTTCTGGGAATGACTTTTCCTGGAGCCTCCACTGGAATGGGAAGGAGTTCACAGCCTGGCACAGTGACACGGAGACCCCGCTCAAAGCCAGACCTTTCCGGAGGCTGGGGATCTACGTCGACTTTCCGGGAGGGATCCTGTCCTTCTACGGCGTGGAGTCTGACGCCATGACtctggttcacaagtttgagtgCAAGTTTTCGGAGCCGGTCTACCCTGCCTTCTGGCTTTCCAAGAAGGAAAACTCCATCCGGATCATGGATCTGGGAGAGGAGCCCGAGAAGCCAATGCCAGCTTCAGTGCAGGCTGCTCCCTAG
- the TRIM16 gene encoding tripartite motif-containing protein 16 isoform X3 — protein sequence MVNYCEEHLRPHQENSKLHSHQLTEPVKDRDLRTCPAHRSPLVAFCRPDGQCVCQECGQDEHRGHALVSLDAARRDKEAELRDTQLELERKLKLNENAIARLQANHKSVLVSVSEVKAVAEEQFGELLAAVRKAQTDVMLFLEEKEQAALSQASGIRTHLEHRSAQMERRRQGLESIASISNTALFLEEYCKFKNTEDGAFPSVYIGLKDKLSGIRKVITDSTVHLIQLLQNYKVQLQDFCKEEEYDIRTQVSAVVQRKYWTSKPEPSTRHQFLQYACDISFDPDTAHRYLRLQEDNRKVTNTTPWEHPYPDLPSRFVHWRQVLSQQSLYLHRYYFEVETSGAGTYVGLTCRGIDRKGDERNGCISGNDFSWSLHWNGKEFTAWHSDTETPLKARPFRRLGIYVDFPGGILSFYGVESDAMTLVHKFECKFSEPVYPAFWLSKKENSIRIMDLGEEPEKPMPASVQAAP from the exons ATGGTGAACTATTGTGAGGAGCACCTGCGGCCTCACCAGGAGAACAGCAAACTGCACAGCCACCAGCTGACCGAGCCCGTGAAGGACCGGGACCTGCGCACCTGCCCTGCCCACCGCAGCCCCCTGGTCGCCTTCTGCCGCCCCGATGGGCAGTGCGTCTGCCAGGAGTGCGGCCAGGACGAGCACAGGGGCCACGCCTTGGTCTCCTTGGATGCCGCCCGCAGGGACAAGGAG GCTGAACTTCGGGACACCCAGTTAGAGCTGGAACGGAAACTCAAGTTGAATGAAAACGCCATCGCCAGGCTCCAAGCCAACCACAAATCCGTTTTG GTGTCAGTGTCGGAGGTGAAGGCGGTGGCCGAGGAGCAGTTTGGGGAGCTGCTTGCTGCTGTGAGGAAGGCCCAGACCGACGTGATGCTCTTCTTGGAGGAGAAGGAGCAAGCAGCACTGAGCCAGGCCAGCGGCATCCGGACGCATCTGGAGCACAGGAGCGCACAGATGGAGcgcaggaggcaggggctggagagCATTGCCTCCATCAGTAACACCGCCCTCTTCCTGGAG GAGTACTGCAAGTTTAAGAACACTGAGGACGGTGCCTTCCCGAGTGTTTACATAGGACTCAAGGATAAGCTCTCGGGCATCCGCAAGGTCATCACAGACTCCACTGTTCACTTAATCCAGTTGCTACAGAACTACAAGGTCCAGCTCCAGGATTTCTGCAAGGAAG AGGAATATGATATCAGAACTCAAGTGTCTGCCGTGGTCCAGCGCAAGTACTGGACCTCAAAACCTGAGCCCAGCACCCGGCACCAGTTCCTCCAGT ATGCATGTGACATCTCGTTTGACCCGGACACGGCACACAGGTACCTCCGGCTGCAGGAGGACAATCGCAAGGTCACCAACACCACGCCCTGGGAGCATCCCTACCCGGACCTCCCCAGCAGGTTTGTGCACTGGCGGCAGGTGCTGTCGCAGCAGAGCCTGTACCTGCACAGGTACTATTTTGAGGTAGAGACCTCCGGGGCGGGCACCTATGTTGGCCTCACCTGCAGAGGCATCGACCGGAAGGGGGATGAGCGCAACGGTTGCATTTCTGGGAATGACTTTTCCTGGAGCCTCCACTGGAATGGGAAGGAGTTCACAGCCTGGCACAGTGACACGGAGACCCCGCTCAAAGCCAGACCTTTCCGGAGGCTGGGGATCTACGTCGACTTTCCGGGAGGGATCCTGTCCTTCTACGGCGTGGAGTCTGACGCCATGACtctggttcacaagtttgagtgCAAGTTTTCGGAGCCGGTCTACCCTGCCTTCTGGCTTTCCAAGAAGGAAAACTCCATCCGGATCATGGATCTGGGAGAGGAGCCCGAGAAGCCAATGCCAGCTTCAGTGCAGGCTGCTCCCTAG